The following coding sequences lie in one Globicephala melas chromosome 15, mGloMel1.2, whole genome shotgun sequence genomic window:
- the MYL9 gene encoding myosin regulatory light polypeptide 9, translating into MSSKRAKAKTTKKRPQRATSNVFAMFDQSQIQEFKEAFNMIDQNRDGFIDKEDLHDMLASLGKNPTDEYLEGMMSEAPGPINFTMFLTMFGEKLNGTDPEDVIRNAFACFDEEASGFIHEDHLRELLTTMGDRFTDEEVDEMYREAPIDKKGNFNYVEFTRILKHGAKDKDD; encoded by the exons ATGTCCAGTAAACGGGCCAAGGCCAAGACCACCAAGAAGCGGCCACAGCGGGCCACATCCAACGTCTTCGCGATGTTTGACCAGTCCCAGATCCAGGAGTTTAAGGAGGCCTTCAACATGATTGACCAGAACCGAGATGGCTTCATTGACAAGGAGGACTTGCATGACATGCTGGCCTCGCTGG GGAAGAACCCCACGGACGAGTACCTGGAGGGCATGATGAGCGAGGCCCCGGGGCCCATCAACTTCACGATGTTCCTCACTATGTTTGGGGAGAAGCTGAACGGCACGGACCCCGAGGACGTGATCCGCAACGCCTTCGCCTGCTTCGACGAGGAGGCCTCAG gttTCATCCACGAGGACCACCTCCGGGAGCTGCTCACCACCATGGGCGACCGCTTCACAGACGAGGAAGTGGATGAGATGTACCGCGAGGCGCCCATTGATAAGAAAGGCAACTTCAACTACGTGGAGTTCACCCGCATCCTCAAACATGGCGCCAAGGACAAAGACGACTAG